The following are encoded in a window of Periplaneta americana isolate PAMFEO1 chromosome 13, P.americana_PAMFEO1_priV1, whole genome shotgun sequence genomic DNA:
- the LOC138711660 gene encoding testis-specific serine/threonine-protein kinase 6-like yields MIEQYTALFIEGNYCNMPLATLSSMNVVKLQGVFGDQVLNVLKRRGYKMGKTIGEGSYCKVKVAYKDHENGHLKIACKTINKRRASKEFVNKFLPREISIIKTVRHPHIVTILDILDTDDQVFIFMDICEEGDLLDYIRNRGPLPESKARRLFKQLVSAIDYLHSLDISHRDLKCENILLATEDYAKIADFGFSRWCRAEDGRRILSETFCGSAAYAAPEILQGIPYNPKMYDVWSLGCILFIMLTATMPFDDSNIKQMLERQTSKKLTFPCQADSSISLPAKKLVMHLLEPDVTKRSTIGQVKRNAWLREAEYPDLHAKNSRPATSKR; encoded by the exons ATGATAGAACAGTACACTGCTTTATTTATTGAAGGAAATTATTGTAATATGCCGCTTGCAACTTTATCATCAATGAATGTAGTCAAACTGCAAGGAGTGTTTGGTGACCAAGTTTTAAATGTCCTGAAAAGAAGGGGATATAAGATGGGTAAGACTATTGGAGAAGGATCGTATTGCAAAGTTAAAGTGGCCTATAAGGACCATGAGAACGGGCACTTGAAAATAGCGTGCAAGACAATAAATAAGAGAAGAGCTTCAAAAGAATTTGTAAACAAGTTCCTACCGCGGGAAATCAGCATCATCAAAACTGTACGACACCCTCACATCGTCACCATCTTAGACATACTTGATACTGATGATCAGGTTTTTATCTTCATGGATATCTGTGAGGAAGGAGATCTTCTTGATTATATCAGGAACAGAGGGCCTCTGCCGGAATCTAAAGCGAGGCGGCTTTTCAA acagCTGGTATCAGCCATTGACTACCTCCACTCTTTGGATATCAGCCATCGCGATCTGAAATGCGAAAACATACTTCTGGCAACGGAGGACTACGCCAAAATAGCAGATTTTGGATTTTCCCGATGGTGCAGAGCTGAAGATGGTCGCCGCATTTTGAGTGAAACGTTCTGTGGCAGTGCCGCCTACGCGGCTCCTGAGATTCTGCAA GGCATACCTTACAACCCCAAGATGTACGACGTGTGGTCCCTGGGATGCATCTTGTTCATAATGCTCACAGCCACGATGCCTTTTGACGACTCCAATATCAAACAAATGTTGGAGAGACAAACTTCAAAGAAATTAACTTTCCCATGCCAGGCGGACTCGTCGATTAGCTTGCCAGCTAAGAAACTTGTAAT GCATCTTCTGGAGCCAGACGTCACAAAGCGCTCCACCATTGGTCAAGTGAAGCGAAATGCTTGGCTGCGTGAAGCAGAATACCCAGATCTTCACGCCAAAAACTCTCGCCCTGCTACCAGCAAGCGTTGA